From the genome of Solanum stenotomum isolate F172 chromosome 5, ASM1918654v1, whole genome shotgun sequence:
tttcaacttcagttttatattgtcAGTatgtttctattgcttcatccttaccattcaacaaataaacataacgatatctagtgcaattgtcaataaaatttatgaaacactttttcccaccacgagatggtgttgacttcatatcacaaatgtcaggGTAAATCAATTCTAAGGTATTAAACTTTCTTTCAACAACAcatacttgacattttgatttattgcactagaAGTTAGGCAAAACTTCTCAGTTGATCAATTTTTggaaggttttgtaattgacatgtctTAAGCATTTatgtcacaaacaatttgattccagcaagtaagaacaaacaaaaatactaagtttgaaaagaccttCTGTGAGATAACTTTTttccacaaatattttgttctttactttttataactttCTCAAATACAGACATTATTTTAGAGTCAACACCTTGTCATATGTCCTTTTCAgaaggacctttccataacattcaatttgttaTAGAATTACCCATGATCATAGTCTCATCGATCCAACAAGGACAATATGAcccaaatatttgttttacaacacaaaTATAACAGATCACTTTTCAccaatgttcatgtctatacaaaaaaaaaaatttaatagacatattttttcatgaaaaatcacaatattttaagtgaaactttttcatcaaagaatacaATACGAGTAATATAGTTTTGTGATTTTATACTAGTCAAGAGAGACTCAACGTCCACAttatcaaatatactccaagaattttgtgggtctaataTAATACAAGAatgtcattaaatttcatatcttgtactttcaaatttaaattagattgtaagtctaattttgtctttatcacaagtaaagaaccccccacattttaaatatgttctcaaaaatatttttcaagtatttgaaattattttccacatattttttcccATGCTTACACATTGGCAACACGAAACCTTCTTTTTGAGATTTAATCCATATAAACACCTATTGCAGgcacaaaaatcactaattttatgtcactagtattttttttctcattttgtcaCAACTTGACAAACCACtaagtatttagaatactaacaataaagattcaatctttatacaacttgtttctagtttaacgatgaattttttatattcttctaattgttaaccgaatgaaccttgaattctgATGAAGTTTTAATATTCTTCGAATCGGTTTCACATTCAGATAGAGTAGTAAAGcaaaaaggttttaatctccagaaacctcaaattCAACATTGTTTCGAGCAAACGATgaagattttatctttttcaatcatttagccttaatatttCTTACGAagattttttattcttcaagtcagaatatttaacaaattggtgaagtttctatattcttcaaaccaatgcaCAATCTGATTTGCTCGtgaagttcttatattcttcaaaccaaaggagtaaaaaaatattctccaaaagtcaaacacaatcaaatttcacatggagtaaaaaactacaaaaggTTTATTTTTTCTCCCCTAAAcagaatacatattaataataaaaaagatatattctaagatcatcacataatgatcatctatcctaacatttatgaaataaatcatcacataatgatcatctatcctaacatttatgaaataaatttcataacttataaaggatagaaaaagaaaataataatcaaggcAAATAAAGATAGAACCTGATTTTTACTCTCATTGAATCATATTCTATCTTTCAGCAATAATTTCATGCAAGTCActtttcttgctaattttttcttccttttctcagTTTCCATCATATTCCTATTTTCCTGAAGAAGACATTTAATTTCAACAAGAAActaaactcatgttcaaatattgttaggagacaacatttattcatttacttcttctcatagttatataaaaccaAGAATATAGGGAAAAAACTAAAGTGCTCATCTTAGCCTTTATgcacaaaataacttttctcattgaaaagaaaactgaagggGTGCAATGTTTGAATGCAATTGGgaagaaaatacaaataatcttacccatccaaggaaaacttactacaaaaaatatactcgaacatattaaagtagtactaattcatcctaaatctcttttatcatatgataaaataattctctttttcttctttttcttttcaacaaaaagaacacagaaaataaaagtaatttccttaccacagaaaatatcatcaatttaaatttcttaagcttgttatctcctgtattcaggttaacaaaccagaaataataaaagatgaaaagaaaaacacaaataactatccgagtccacagaacccactgtgtgtccttaagaataTTAATCCACTCAAGCACCctaggttgcagattaattcctcccaagataaaacggattaaccattaaagaagtagcggtacctcaaacttcaataatttcaatgaactcaaaatgacagcaacgaatcacacacatagacacgatcgatcgattttgttttgtaagaaatgtatgcaaaaaaagggaagaatttaatgcagaaaaatgagagaaaacctctctatttatagccaacaaagggtaaaggtcataaccctttggaaagaagacaacctttcagaaagaaaacagcctttcagaaaggtcacaacactttggaaaaggcataacctttcaaacggtcataaacctttagaaaggacacaaccttttataaaggtcacaacccttcaacaTAGTTACAACTCTTCAagagagtcacaacccttcattttctgttcacacctttaaaacccaacaatatgTTGTGTTGGTGGAGCTAAAATAGTTTGTTTCGGCGATTAAGGTCTTAGCATGAGTTCCATTAGTAGTGTACATTCCTCACATCATGCTAAGCATGTCTTAACTTCTCATTCGAGGAGGAATGATTCCAACAGGGGATATTGTAACCCTCCAAATTTCAAAACTATGACCCGAGTCGTTCTTTAAATGCTTATAGACTCCAAATATGATGATTTCTAATGTTGaatatgtatttaaaataagttctTTCTTTAGGAAGATCTTTGGCTGTGAATTAAGGTCATAAGGGATTCCTAGAGTATTAAGATTTTGTGGGATAATACCAAGAAAATGAAATGTTGTGAAGCCCTTGTTCCAACACATTCAAACATTCGTCAATCCAAGTTATGTGCTAAAAGCTATGCCCATTTTACCGAGCACTGAGAATTTTGCGCGAAGTTGACATCAGTTGTGTGGACGCGTAGGAAAGTTAGTGCTACTGTAAGGTTCGTGTAAAGTGTCGCATGCGACCGTGCACCGACTCCGAAATTACTTAAGTCTTCTCTTCTCTTCACATTTtaggaggggtatttttgtcctTTTCTCATCCCATAACCCTAACCCATGACTATTAAATTCCCGTAAAAGCCATATTCTAGGAGATCTGGTAAGTAATGTCAAACACCTCTCCTCTTCTTCCCCAACACTTCAAAGCAAGATCTAAGATTGATTCTCAAGGTCTCTTACCTAAGTTCTTCATCAAAAGGTATGTTTGAACACTCCCTACTTCAAACTACTCATACAAGATTCATATTATATCTTATTATTCGTATTTTATAAATTACGAATTGAGGTAAGGGTTGAGTGACGATTTCatgaaaattgattaaaaatgtTCCTCTCTTGTTATTTGTGTTCAAATTACTTTACTATGATTTCAGAATTTGGATTATTGGTTTTGAATGAGTGAATGTCCTCGTATGATATTGAAAAGtgtttttcctataaataatgGACTTGGTAATCTATGAGTCTTTCAAAAGCATTCATTTAAATGATGAACAAAGGATGATTTTTCATCCTGGTTAAATGCTAATGAATTTGCATTTTATATGTTGTCTTATAACTTGGAAAGACTTGGATGTTGGCACTAAATGGAATGTTTCAACATAAATGAGTGATTTGCATCCAAAGATTACAGGACTTTTTTACAAAGGCAGAATATGGGTTTAACAGTGGTAGATATGTGGACGatattttagggttttaaatGGAAATCTATGAAATTAGCATGGTTCTAATGGATTGCAAGTCTTGCTATGACGATACCAATGAGAATATGTCTTATTCAGATAACTCATAATAAATGGAAACTTGTAAATGTTTCAATGGGGCCGTAAAGAGAGTTTCATTGAAGAGAAGGAACAAGAAAAACTGAAATATTCCTACTCGAACAAGAAGTCCTATAGTTTACAAGTCTTCTTTATGTAGTAATTTGACCTATTGCTCTGCACCCCCCTCCCAACCAGTTTactaaaaagatcaaaataaaaaGGGTCGAACTGCCTACTCATTGTTCGAAAGTGAATCATAGAACACCAAAAGTTGTCGTATCTTATGGACACAACAGTAATATCACAGAGAGGGTGTAATGTCCTTGTGCCTCACAGGGGTGGCTCAACATATGTGAAGGCCTAAAGCAAAATTTTCattagaggcctaaaatctTAACATGCCTCCAAAATCTAAACAAGcctcatatttatttatttaaaatttacttttcttatactttttagatgcaaattatttacttaatatttttttatgaatgatttcttcaaatatttacttttcaatttttaatttaacgtaaagatttcatcaattcaatgttgaaaaatattttttaactaataTAATCATTATATGAACTGTTAAAATaattctataagtaataagcaacaaatttaaaataaaataagagttagaaccatagaatctaactcaaaaagTTGATAACTTGGTTCTCACCTTAATATGCGTGTtgtaaaaagaataaattaatgtGAATGTTAACACAAAAAATGCAAGAAGGTAAACAATacttgatttcttctatttgaatgaggttaaagaaaataaaataatataatttattttaaaaataaaataaaataaaaataataataataatatatatatatatataattatttttttctataaaaaatctacatataatttatttttggtaaagATTTGAGGCCCCCAATTTCATGTCTTATTTTTTACACTATAAAGTCGTCCCTGGTGACTCATCACCCAAAACCGCATTTGTCGACGTGGGAGGACAAATATGGATGACCACTTTAGATTGTTAATCGGAGCAGCCTCTACAGTCTTTACTTTGGGAGAGTTTGGTTCGCTAGATTCTTATATTTCTCAAATCCATGCGGCACACATGGAATGGGGCCCTCGGTCGGGAAGATGCTAGACCCATATAGCATGTGTATCGCATTATATCGGTGAACACTACCTTACTCAAGATTAATGATTTCTGAAAGGTCTATGAACAAATGTTTTGAGTCTGCACTTATGATTTTTCCTTTCTTATATGGTtatgttgtatatatgtatattatttgtCCTTTCCCCTTGGTTGCATGCCAGTACTCGTCGTACTGACCGTTCTTGGACGCTACATCGGTTCATGATGTAGGACCGGAGACACAAGTTTGTGGTTTCAGGCAATAATAGATCATTGAGGGATAACAATCAGCATTGTGGTGAACTTTCAATCTTCTGGAAAGTGGACATTTATTTATGTCTTTCCTTTGGTTTTCATGGTATGTCGGGGGCCATGTCCAGATGTAGGAATTTTTATTCTATTATTAGAGGTTTCGTAGACCTATTGTTTGTTGGATTTGGTTTTCTAATAAGACTCAAATTGGTTTTCCACTTTTGAATTCTCTTGAAGGTTAATTGATATGGCCCTTACTTTTcacattaatatttaaattgGTATTTATATTGGATTGTTCAGGTTAAGTAAGTTGGTTGGTACTCTCGGGCCTATAGAGTTCTGAGTGCCATGTCAAGTCTAGGATGGGGTTTCGGTGTGTGACATAAACACttacttgtataaagttgaacaagtagacacatgtcTCCTACATTACATAATAGTGAAACGTCATATAAGATGTGAATTGCAATGTAGAACGTCATATTGGAGGCACGTTTCTACTTGTACAACTCTATACAATTTTATATGTCTACTTGTACACACTCAAAGTTTAAGGGCATAAATATAAGCTTAGATCAAATTAAAGGACACATTTATGTTTTACgcctatttttaatatatttttgctTTATAGTGTTACATCAACATTGGTGGAGATTTTTGTTTTGTTCTGCTTGTCTACCATCCATAAGCTTATCTTTCAGATCTCCTTGTTTATagcctcttcttttttttgtggaCATTAGGGATGACAATGTTGTGCATAAATAGTAAGATGTATTTATATTATCCCATGTTGCCTATTCGGAACTCTACTAATCCATAAGATGGTAGTCTCTAGCACTGATAATTTTTAGGCCACAGTTGATCAAACGAGTAATTATGATAGAATGAGTGAATTAAAAGCCTTTGATGATACAAAGGCCGGTGTCAAAGGAATTGTTGATGCTGGAACCACTAGGATACCTCAAATATTCATTCTACCACCATAAAACAAGACAGATTCCTCAGATACATGTTAAACACACTTCACTTTTCCAGTCATTGACATTGAAGGTATCAACGAGATGGATGCAATCAAGCATAAAGGGATTTTGGACAAAGTAAGGGATGCATCGAAGATATGGGGTTTCTTCCAAGTGGTTAATCATTGTATTCCAATATCTATCCTTGATGAAATGTTGTGAGGAGCACGACAGTTGTTTTGAGcaagatatcaagattaagaaacAGTATTACACTCGAGATATCACGAAAAAAGTGGTTCATGCTAgcaattttgatttgtataaccCTTTTGTTCCAGCTTCAAATTGGAGagattacattttttttataaaaaaatgtctCCTAATCCTCCCAGTTCAAAAGAATTTCCAAGACCATGTAGGTATATGTTCTgaatatgaattagaaagccaACCAATAATTGAATATGTATGATGTGGTTATAAAAATTCAGATGTGTTGTTTcattaattttacaaaattgtTGCAGGGAAATACTAATGGGCTAATCTAAGCATATGATGATATTGGGTTGTTCCTTGCTTGGATTATTGTGTCAAGGTCTCTGTATTGATCGTTTTCATCTCAAAGATATGGATTGGCCAGAGGGCCTTGGTGTTTTGGCCCTTGACTATCCAGCATACCCTCAGCCAGAACTTACCAGAGGCACCAACAAATATTTTGACAATGATTTTCTCACAGTGCTTCTACAAGATCACATAGGAGGACTCCAAATGCTTCACCAGAATCAGTGGGTTGATGTTCATCCAACGTGTGGTGATCTTGTGATCAACATTGGATATCTTTTGCAagctaatattatttttcttttctatccATCTGTGATCGATAAGAGTGAATATACAATCTgcttattttgattgtttttttcaGCTCATCTCAAACGACAAGTACATAAGTGTTGAACACATAGTATTGACAAATAAAGTTGGACAAAGAGTATCAGTTCCATGCTTCTTTGGCACAGATTCAATGACATCTCCCAAGATTTATGGACAGATTTCTGAATTGTTGTTAGAAGATAGCCCTCCAAAATATCATACAACCACAGTGAAAGACTATTCtgagttgtcacgacccagaccgtcgtgagtGGTACCCGcgctaaccctccggtgggagaaccgttactacaacccaactaactAAATTAAcgaaaactaaagcatttaaaatatagaagcaggtttaaatgtctaaagCAAAAATAGGGAGTTCATATAAACTCCGAAGTCTAACAAAACAATTGAGGAAataatgcctagaacctgaaagtcaatgtaccaaaacatctacaACGACAAGTGTAAGAGAATAGGTGCAACCCATCTAACAAGAGAATAACTAaagtactagtctaagtccAAATAAAATGGACTGAgcaaaaagagaactcatggcagccttgAAGAACTGGCTaacccttgaatttgattgatcACGGATCTCCTAGATGAGGTTTGTCAGTAGCCccctgaagatgccatgtactcaataaagaaagagcaagtgcagtatcagtacacaaccacagtgtactggtaggatcacgcagcTATTCTATtaaatgaaacatatataagcaatcataacattataaaacaggaatataccaaacatatacaatatcagtaatcatttcaggatcaatgtacaattccacattcttAATAATACACATATATGATAATTCAGTGGTCCTCTCaaggaacccatacccaaactgttagtgtgccgAATCATGACACAtgttccaagttagtgtgtcggatcgtgacacctgTTCCAAATTgtatgtcggtacgtgacatccgatcccagttagtgtgttggaacgtgacactcgTTCAATTCAACAagccataatcacaatcacaatgtacatttccacagtcatacaatcaagtgttgattcatggcatacaatccttcattcatattcatttacAATTTTTGTGATCAATAGTGTAACATTTGCatttatacatgtattataatgaagcaattaataacatacatcacacaaacacgaaatcacaaccatcacctacctcgaacaaagcttgaatcccctaagaaacctgattcttcccttttcggattcttttcgcttgttcttggtctacaaacaatttatataatatgaGGATCAAAAAACGAGACTTAATTTTATGGATTATAGTCAATTATATCAACCCTAGGCTaaacccttgatccccatacccagattagggctttttccaccataattcccatatcaaaaccctcccccatcgataattacccaagaaactaagttttacgaatcaaaaaatggattcagaGAGTAAAAACCTTACATTTGGTGCTAGAAGTGGTGGAAAACCTTCAAGAAATATCCCTGGGTCTTTCCTTATCTCTCAAGATCGAATGTTgcaaaataataacatttttggggtttatttccgacttaagtcgcgactgTCCCGCCACAACGGACCTCATCCCACTACAGCGGCCCCACCCTGGCCGGATTAATCCCGCCCTAGAGGCTTACACGGAGACAGAACCTTGTAATTTGAGTTctaaacccccatttcacaacacaccttcaacccatgacactcagaaactactcGTTctcgctaagatcagtttcgggagttctactgaTTCGAATTTGATTTCGTATAGTCGTGcaggttccttaacgtcttagctatcaaATCATaggatcaaattcataattagatctactagttgttaccagatttttctagacctcactgactctgatttcgtccaaattcggactaggttgagaaatttcaagttactacaaaaaaaactcTTTGGCCCAAAAAATTTCCCCATTGGCTTATCTATAAAAATGGAAACAGGTCATTACAAtatataccaatttacccattactcgtccccgagtgacaaactaggaAAACGGCTAAAGTAAAGGTGGAGTAAAACCTGAATCGTCGAACAACTAGGGATACATGTCTCACATGTCCTTCTTGGTTTCCCATGTAGCTTTCTCAACTAGACGATGCTTCGATTGAACCTTCACAGACTTAATCTCTTTGATCCTCAGCTTCCGGACAGCACGATCAAGACTTGCAATCAGTTCTTTCTCATACTAAAGGTCCTTGTCTAACACAACTGAgtcccattttatgatgtaatcctcgtcaccatgatatctctttaacatagacacatgaaatactgaATGAACTCTCAATAagttaggaggtaaagccagcCTATACGCCACTAGCCCTACACggtcaagaacctcaaagggtcCAATATATCCAGGACTAAGCTTGCCTTTTTTGtcgaatctcatcacccctttcatgggtgataccttaagaagaacgttctcaccagtctgaaatgttatgtctcttaccttatggtctgcATACCTTTTCTGTCTACTTTGGGCTACTACGAGCTTAGCTTGGATGCTTCTTACTTTATCATGAGCATCCCTCACTAagtcaacccccaaaggtttcacatctctatcctcaaaccatcctatgggtggtCTACATCATCTCCCATAAATTTCCTCAAATTGTGCaatatcaatgctggagtggtaactattattatagcAGAACTCAAACAACGGTAGGAACTTATCCAAATAtcctccaaagtcaatcacacttgctctcaacatgtcctctaacacttgaatagtccccTCTGATTGCCCGTATGTTTGCGGATGGAAGGTTgtgctaaaagtgagttgtgtacCCAACTCCTCATGTAACTTTCCCCAAAACTTGGATATGAACTGCATACCatggtctgagatgatagaaaggggcacttcgtgcaacctcactatctctttcacataaacattAGCCAACTTTTAAGCATTATAGTTTGTTCTGACCGGAATAAAATTGGATGACTTAGTCAATCGATCAACAACTACCCAAATTGAATCATACTTTCCCAatgtcttgggaagaccaactaCGAAATCCATAgctattctttcccacttctattatggaattggcattcttttgatgctcatattttacttgttggcaattttgacagttagccacaaactccgctatatctttctttatgTCAGGCCACCAATAGAGTCGCTTCAAGTCTCGGTACATCTTAGTCACACCCGGATAAATAGAATACCTCGAACCATGGGATTCTTTCAATAAACTCTGAATTAAGTCGCCCACTCTAGGGACATAaattcttcctttaaaactgaGTACA
Proteins encoded in this window:
- the LOC125863767 gene encoding 1-aminocyclopropane-1-carboxylate oxidase homolog, which produces MDWPEGLGVLALDYPAYPQPELTRGTNKYFDNDFLTVLLQDHIGGLQMLHQNQWVDVHPTCGDLLISNDKYISVEHIVLTNKVGQRVSVPCFFGTDSMTSPKIYGQISELLLEDSPPKYHTTTVKDYSELSRPRPS